Proteins found in one Parafrankia irregularis genomic segment:
- a CDS encoding MerR family transcriptional regulator encodes MRIGELSRRTGVNAHQLRYYEAQGLLEAGRRANGYREYDEDAVLRVSQIRHLLDAGLSSDDIAYLLPCAVGEAPELPGCPELLDAMRSRLRRLNDQMDRLARSRAALVNYIDAAERTGSEGYPAFADACQVPAPA; translated from the coding sequence ATGCGGATCGGGGAACTGAGTCGTCGGACGGGCGTCAACGCCCATCAGCTGCGCTACTACGAAGCCCAGGGCCTGTTGGAGGCAGGCCGCCGCGCGAACGGCTACCGCGAATACGACGAGGACGCCGTGCTGCGGGTCAGCCAGATCCGGCACCTGCTCGATGCCGGCCTTTCGTCCGACGACATCGCCTACCTGCTGCCCTGTGCCGTCGGCGAGGCCCCGGAGCTGCCAGGATGTCCCGAGCTGCTCGACGCGATGCGGTCGCGGCTGCGGCGCCTGAACGATCAGATGGACAGGCTCGCCCGGTCCCGGGCCGCACTCGTCAACTACATCGATGCGGCCGAGCGCACGGGCAGCGAGGGCTATCCGGCCTTCGCCGACGCCTGCCAGGTACCTGCCCCGGCGTAG
- a CDS encoding NAD(P)-dependent oxidoreductase has protein sequence MSDNTDTPVTVIGLGLMGQALAGAFLKAGHPTTVWNRTASKADRLVAGGARLAPTIGDALAAGPLAIICITDYHAVRELLDADGAELGGVTLINLTSGTSAQARAAAEWAEQRGARYLDGAIMALPAAIGTVEAVILHSGSRSDFDAHAPTLGALGTVTYLGPDHGLASLYDVAGLAMMWSVLNAWLLGTALVRTAGVDAATFAPFARQIAAGVAEWLPGHAEQIDAGAFPAEASALETDARAMAHLVEESEAVGVNAELPRLIKAMADRSIAAGHGKEQYPVLIEEFSRQRGD, from the coding sequence ATGAGTGACAACACCGACACACCCGTGACAGTGATCGGCCTTGGACTGATGGGCCAGGCGCTCGCCGGAGCCTTCCTGAAGGCCGGTCATCCCACGACCGTCTGGAACCGCACGGCCTCGAAGGCCGACCGGCTGGTGGCCGGCGGGGCGCGGCTGGCGCCCACCATCGGCGACGCGCTCGCGGCGGGCCCCCTGGCGATCATCTGCATCACCGACTACCACGCCGTGCGTGAACTGCTCGACGCGGACGGCGCCGAGCTGGGTGGAGTGACGCTGATCAACCTCACCTCGGGCACTTCGGCCCAGGCCAGGGCGGCCGCCGAGTGGGCTGAGCAGCGCGGCGCGCGTTACCTGGACGGCGCCATCATGGCCCTGCCCGCGGCGATCGGCACCGTCGAGGCGGTGATCCTGCACAGCGGGTCGCGGTCGGACTTCGACGCACACGCGCCGACACTCGGTGCCCTCGGCACGGTCACCTACCTCGGCCCTGACCACGGGCTGGCGTCCCTGTACGACGTGGCTGGTCTGGCCATGATGTGGAGCGTCCTGAACGCCTGGCTCCTGGGCACCGCCCTGGTCAGGACCGCCGGTGTCGACGCGGCGACCTTCGCGCCGTTCGCGCGGCAGATCGCCGCCGGTGTGGCCGAATGGCTGCCCGGACACGCCGAGCAGATCGACGCGGGCGCCTTCCCGGCCGAGGCGTCGGCCCTGGAGACCGACGCGCGGGCGATGGCACATCTGGTCGAGGAGAGCGAGGCGGTGGGGGTCAACGCCGAACTACCCAGGCTGATCAAGGCGATGGCCGACCGCTCGATCGCCGCCGGGCACGGCAAGGAGCAGTATCCCGTGCTGATCGAGGAGTTCAGCAGGCAGCGCGGCGACTGA
- a CDS encoding GNAT family N-acetyltransferase translates to MTQGKHIDSLTTERLLLRQWQPADEAAMAEINQDPEVARHLNRPVDGAAGAAFYGQMCWHWEEHGYGPWVLESREPDRLGEFLGFAGLAHVPPFLAEAGPDPELGWRLKRSAWGRGLATEAAVAARDDAFRRLGLSEMISIIHPENVRSQRVATKLGMRVARRIDNPAIGRRVDVWSVASGPVDVGRHRVT, encoded by the coding sequence GTGACACAGGGGAAGCACATCGACTCGCTGACGACCGAGCGGCTGCTCCTGCGGCAGTGGCAGCCGGCCGACGAGGCGGCCATGGCGGAGATCAACCAGGATCCCGAGGTCGCACGGCACCTCAACCGCCCCGTTGACGGCGCCGCCGGGGCCGCGTTCTACGGCCAGATGTGCTGGCACTGGGAGGAGCACGGATACGGGCCGTGGGTACTGGAGTCACGCGAGCCCGACCGTCTCGGGGAGTTCCTGGGTTTCGCCGGCCTGGCGCACGTCCCGCCCTTTCTGGCGGAGGCGGGCCCGGACCCCGAGCTGGGCTGGCGGCTGAAGCGGTCGGCGTGGGGGCGGGGGCTCGCCACCGAGGCCGCTGTGGCAGCCCGTGACGATGCGTTCCGGCGCCTCGGACTGTCGGAGATGATCTCGATCATCCATCCGGAGAACGTTCGTTCGCAGCGGGTTGCCACCAAGCTTGGAATGCGGGTAGCACGGCGGATCGACAATCCCGCCATCGGCAGGCGGGTCGACGTCTGGTCTGTTGCGTCGGGGCCCGTGGATGTCGGGCGTCACCGCGTCACCTGA
- a CDS encoding type II toxin-antitoxin system VapC family toxin, translating to MGLIVVDASVIVDLLAGDDSPRRKAARDRLTGGDASYAPAHLDIEVISALRGLARRTSRLAEHAPNLIASLIRLPIRREPLSGPTAQRVWELRQNMTAYDAGYVALAEQIDAVLLTCDAKYAAAAGPRCAIELIT from the coding sequence GTGGGACTGATCGTCGTTGACGCGTCCGTGATCGTCGATCTGCTCGCCGGGGACGACAGCCCTCGACGCAAGGCCGCGAGAGATCGTCTGACCGGCGGCGATGCCTCCTACGCCCCGGCCCACCTGGACATCGAGGTCATCTCGGCGCTCCGCGGCCTGGCCAGGCGCACGAGCCGTCTCGCCGAGCACGCCCCGAATCTCATCGCCAGCCTGATCCGGCTACCGATCCGTCGCGAACCGCTCAGCGGGCCGACCGCCCAACGCGTCTGGGAACTTCGACAGAACATGACCGCTTACGACGCCGGCTATGTCGCACTGGCTGAACAGATCGATGCCGTCCTTCTCACCTGCGACGCCAAGTACGCCGCCGCGGCTGGCCCCCGCTGCGCCATCGAACTGATCACATAG
- a CDS encoding MarR family winged helix-turn-helix transcriptional regulator — protein MLLHVPLLAAYFQRARGEMPPQLRRTFDTHRLTARHGAVLPQLVGGQQFSVTELAARLGVSLSTASELVGSLGEAGLVERAEDPANRRRTLVSLREEYRPAVEAFLATRSAPLLRALATLSEEERAGFRAGLAAWSREAQP, from the coding sequence GTGCTCCTGCATGTGCCGCTGCTGGCGGCCTACTTCCAGCGCGCCCGCGGGGAGATGCCGCCACAGCTGCGGCGCACCTTCGACACGCACCGGCTGACCGCGCGGCACGGCGCGGTCCTGCCCCAGCTGGTCGGCGGCCAGCAGTTCAGCGTCACCGAGCTGGCTGCCCGGCTGGGCGTGTCGCTGTCCACCGCGAGTGAGCTCGTCGGCAGCCTGGGAGAGGCCGGCCTGGTCGAGCGCGCGGAGGACCCGGCCAACCGGCGCCGCACGCTGGTCTCGCTACGGGAGGAATACCGACCTGCGGTCGAGGCCTTCCTCGCAACCCGCTCGGCGCCGCTGCTGCGCGCCCTGGCCACGCTGTCCGAGGAGGAACGGGCGGGCTTCCGCGCCGGCCTCGCCGCCTGGAGCAGGGAGGCCCAGCCCTGA
- a CDS encoding questin oxidase family protein — MVSVSYGDVMADALDRLDDLGYERAGKADLANHGPMGAEVLAVLGHGAAIPGWVRAYRDLLPHHERSARRDDLDPTDESSWRPALGAIDRAGDWEYLFERELAQEPWRDVLVRWWPRLLPGLLSRLTHGLIRTAHAVRGVAAAEGVPGPQQLTELARGLAYWAARFTPLPGSPRFDGRLAVAAAVATVPRAPIEPGLSAGELLQGRLRRLDGQPGYHDALTALRAEQAQALLSDLTAQFAGLCLVHTDLSPVPLIHAVTAPAAMRLVLPYLPAELHEPSVATMWQTEAALLMVFTGDDRGEGEAHARAWAVDVPGHEELIHQAVEHGDEHVLKFTEACLREHALRPDPRYLAAATVVRDRIARYPARATI; from the coding sequence ATGGTTTCGGTGAGTTATGGCGACGTGATGGCAGACGCCCTCGACCGCCTCGACGATCTCGGCTACGAGCGTGCCGGCAAGGCCGATCTGGCCAACCACGGGCCGATGGGGGCCGAGGTACTGGCCGTCCTCGGCCACGGGGCCGCGATCCCGGGCTGGGTACGCGCCTACCGCGACCTCCTGCCCCACCACGAGCGGTCCGCGCGCCGCGATGACCTGGATCCGACCGACGAGTCCTCCTGGCGGCCCGCGCTCGGCGCCATCGACCGGGCCGGGGACTGGGAGTACCTGTTCGAACGGGAGCTGGCCCAGGAGCCCTGGCGGGACGTGCTGGTCCGCTGGTGGCCACGGCTGCTGCCCGGCCTGCTGTCCCGGCTGACCCACGGGCTCATCCGCACCGCGCACGCCGTCCGGGGCGTTGCCGCCGCCGAGGGCGTGCCGGGCCCGCAGCAGCTGACCGAACTGGCCCGCGGGCTCGCCTACTGGGCCGCACGCTTCACCCCGCTGCCCGGCAGCCCCCGGTTCGACGGACGCCTCGCCGTGGCCGCGGCCGTGGCCACGGTGCCCCGGGCGCCGATCGAACCGGGCCTTTCGGCGGGCGAGCTCCTACAGGGGCGCCTGCGCCGGCTCGACGGGCAGCCCGGCTACCACGATGCCCTCACCGCGCTGCGCGCCGAGCAGGCCCAGGCGCTGCTCAGCGACCTGACCGCCCAGTTCGCGGGCCTGTGCCTGGTCCACACCGACCTGTCGCCGGTGCCCCTGATCCACGCCGTCACCGCCCCGGCGGCCATGCGGCTCGTCCTGCCGTACCTGCCGGCTGAGCTGCACGAGCCTTCCGTCGCCACCATGTGGCAGACCGAGGCCGCGCTGCTGATGGTGTTCACCGGTGACGACCGCGGGGAAGGCGAGGCTCACGCGCGGGCGTGGGCCGTCGACGTTCCCGGGCACGAGGAGCTGATCCACCAGGCCGTCGAGCACGGCGACGAGCACGTGCTGAAGTTCACCGAGGCCTGCCTGCGTGAACATGCGCTGCGGCCCGATCCGCGCTACCTGGCGGCCGCGACGGTCGTCCGCGACCGGATAGCCCGATACCCGGCGCGTGCCACGATCTGA
- a CDS encoding FAD-dependent monooxygenase produces the protein MQGGRVVAVLGAVEHHRQRAGDGADERPGQRGPTLAYWLARQGFRPTVVERSEGLRSSGSPVDIRGPALPVVDAMGLRPSLRAAATETTALRLLAASGRPITRVAMPSNSAAGRGEIEIPRNELAAVLVAAAREEAEFLFDDTITALAQDEHGVDVTFARAAPRRFDLVIGADGLHSTVRHLVFGPEDEFVRHAGLYVATMPLGAPADDSREVLIHNTPGRLVSIHPNRGRALVAFIFRGPARADFDHRDVHQHRRLVTEAYAGVGWRVPQLLGRLQETEDLYFDSVSQVRLPTWSHGRVALLGDAASCLSLLGDGSSLAIAGAHTLASELAASPADHTAALRRYQNAHSALVEPRQRRLRLSAALLAPRTRAGITARNLAARLSPTPRPTPQNGQRDASVAQQGVAP, from the coding sequence GTGCAGGGCGGCAGGGTCGTCGCGGTGCTCGGAGCCGTCGAGCACCACCGCCAGCGCGCCGGCGATGGCGCCGACGAACGCCCCGGTCAGCGCGGGCCGACCCTCGCCTACTGGCTGGCCCGGCAGGGGTTCCGGCCGACCGTCGTCGAGCGATCCGAAGGGCTGCGCTCCAGCGGCAGCCCGGTCGACATACGCGGGCCCGCGCTGCCCGTGGTCGACGCGATGGGCCTGCGGCCGTCCCTGCGCGCAGCCGCGACCGAGACCACGGCGCTGCGGCTGCTGGCGGCCTCAGGCCGCCCGATCACCCGGGTCGCCATGCCCAGCAACAGCGCAGCCGGCCGCGGCGAGATCGAGATTCCGCGTAACGAGCTCGCCGCCGTCCTCGTCGCGGCCGCCCGGGAGGAGGCGGAGTTCCTCTTCGACGACACGATCACCGCCCTGGCGCAGGACGAGCACGGCGTCGACGTCACCTTCGCGCGGGCCGCCCCGCGCCGCTTCGATCTGGTCATCGGCGCGGACGGCCTGCACTCCACCGTGCGGCATCTCGTGTTCGGCCCGGAAGACGAGTTCGTCCGGCACGCCGGCCTCTACGTCGCGACCATGCCGCTCGGCGCACCGGCTGACGACTCGCGGGAGGTGCTGATCCACAACACCCCGGGGCGGCTGGTCTCCATCCACCCGAACCGGGGACGCGCCCTGGTCGCCTTCATCTTCCGCGGGCCGGCCCGCGCCGACTTCGACCACCGCGACGTCCACCAGCACCGGCGGCTGGTCACCGAGGCCTACGCGGGCGTCGGCTGGCGCGTTCCGCAGCTGCTCGGCCGGCTTCAGGAGACCGAAGACCTGTACTTCGACTCCGTGAGCCAGGTCCGTCTACCGACCTGGTCCCACGGCCGCGTCGCGCTGCTCGGCGACGCCGCCTCCTGCCTGTCCCTCCTCGGCGACGGCTCCAGCCTGGCCATAGCCGGCGCGCACACACTGGCCAGCGAACTCGCCGCCAGCCCGGCGGACCACACCGCCGCGCTACGCCGCTACCAGAATGCGCACAGCGCCCTGGTCGAGCCGAGACAACGCCGCCTGAGGCTTTCCGCCGCCCTGCTCGCCCCGAGGACACGGGCCGGGATCACCGCCCGCAACCTCGCCGCACGGCTGTCACCCACACCGCGGCCGACGCCCCAGAACGGCCAGCGGGACGCATCCGTCGCCCAGCAGGGCGTCGCACCCTGA
- a CDS encoding DinB family protein, producing MTSTTTTMTTTTHSVALDAERADLLAELAVARASLINTTRGLSDEQAGERPTASALCLGGLIKHVTSGEEGWMRFVLEGPSAMDYALPDGVTWEEFMTGTAREYPAWAVERQNVFQMQPGDTIAGIVARYREVAARTDEIVAAIPDLSATQPLPEAPWHEPGGRHSVRRVLIHIIAETTQHAGHADILRETIDGQTTT from the coding sequence ATGACGTCCACGACGACGACCATGACCACGACCACGCACTCCGTAGCCCTCGACGCGGAGCGGGCCGACCTGCTCGCCGAGCTCGCCGTGGCCCGAGCCAGCCTGATCAACACCACCCGCGGCCTCAGTGACGAGCAGGCCGGCGAACGCCCGACGGCCAGCGCCCTGTGCCTGGGCGGGCTGATCAAGCATGTCACCTCCGGCGAGGAAGGCTGGATGCGGTTCGTCCTCGAGGGGCCCTCGGCGATGGACTACGCGCTCCCCGACGGCGTCACCTGGGAGGAGTTCATGACCGGCACCGCGCGGGAGTATCCAGCCTGGGCCGTCGAGCGCCAGAACGTTTTCCAGATGCAGCCGGGTGACACGATCGCCGGGATCGTCGCCCGCTACCGCGAGGTCGCCGCCCGGACCGACGAGATCGTCGCGGCCATCCCCGACCTGTCGGCGACGCAGCCGCTGCCGGAGGCACCCTGGCACGAGCCGGGTGGCCGGCACAGCGTCCGCCGGGTACTGATCCACATCATCGCCGAGACCACCCAGCACGCCGGCCACGCCGACATCCTCCGCGAAACGATCGACGGCCAGACCACGACCTGA
- a CDS encoding helix-turn-helix transcriptional regulator: MPTTSARLLALLSLLQARRDWPGALLAARLEVSPRTVRRDVDRLRELGYPIRATKGPDGGYRLDAGAELPPLLFDDEQAVALAVALQLAVTSGAGIGEAAARALSTVRQVLPARLRHQVDALRVTAVERRGGPSNPRVEPAVLVTLGAAVHAREELRFDYAVPSRSAPADVPPPRRVQPHHLVTWGGRWYLVAWDLDRDDWRTFRADRITPRPPAGPRFTPRELPGGDVAAFVAQRFQGSAGPDRWPCRGEMIIELPAAFVSRFSQDGIVEELGPDRCRLVAGSWSWPSLAATVGRFDADIEVLGPPELADAFAMLARRYARAAAGQRGGASTPGRIGPTGSSAARGSAARGSAASRQPLLPAEAAPDGLADNLGSPP, encoded by the coding sequence ATGCCGACGACGTCAGCGCGCCTGCTCGCCCTGCTCTCGCTGCTGCAGGCACGCCGGGACTGGCCGGGGGCACTGCTCGCCGCGCGGCTCGAGGTCAGCCCGCGCACGGTTCGCCGCGACGTCGACCGCCTCCGTGAACTGGGCTATCCGATCCGGGCCACCAAGGGCCCCGACGGCGGATACCGGCTCGATGCCGGGGCGGAGCTGCCGCCGCTGCTGTTCGACGACGAGCAGGCCGTCGCCCTGGCCGTCGCGCTCCAGCTCGCTGTCACGTCCGGCGCCGGTATCGGGGAGGCGGCGGCCCGCGCGCTGAGCACCGTCCGGCAGGTCCTGCCGGCGCGGCTGCGCCATCAGGTCGACGCGCTGCGGGTCACCGCGGTCGAACGCCGCGGCGGACCGTCCAACCCGCGGGTCGAGCCGGCCGTTCTGGTGACGCTCGGGGCCGCCGTCCACGCCCGGGAGGAGCTGCGCTTCGACTACGCCGTCCCGTCGCGGTCCGCGCCCGCCGACGTCCCCCCGCCGCGTCGGGTGCAGCCCCATCACCTCGTCACCTGGGGCGGACGCTGGTACCTCGTCGCCTGGGACCTGGACCGCGACGACTGGCGCACCTTCCGCGCCGACCGGATCACTCCGCGTCCCCCGGCCGGCCCGCGGTTCACACCCCGCGAGCTGCCCGGCGGGGACGTGGCCGCCTTCGTCGCCCAGCGTTTCCAGGGCTCCGCCGGCCCGGACCGCTGGCCATGCCGCGGGGAGATGATCATCGAGCTGCCCGCCGCCTTCGTGTCCCGGTTCTCCCAGGACGGGATCGTCGAGGAGCTCGGCCCGGACCGCTGCCGGCTCGTCGCCGGCTCCTGGTCATGGCCCAGCCTGGCCGCCACCGTCGGCCGGTTCGACGCTGACATCGAGGTCCTCGGGCCGCCCGAGCTCGCGGACGCCTTCGCCATGTTGGCCCGCCGCTACGCCCGCGCCGCCGCCGGGCAGCGCGGCGGGGCGTCGACGCCCGGGCGGATCGGCCCGACGGGAAGCTCCGCTGCCAGAGGCTCCGCTGCGAGAGGCTCTGCTGCCAGCAGACAGCCTCTGCTGCCGGCAGAGGCTGCTCCCGATGGCCTCGCCGACAACCTAGGTTCGCCTCCATGA
- a CDS encoding prolyl oligopeptidase family serine peptidase encodes MTGKDSTKDGAIVTGWAADVPFTALPPAGGADEPAPLLVTWHMMDAPRSDAAFAAALPLTDVPAWRVHFGMPLVGRRPVDGAYEAAVADPMLGYVDPVVRQATDEFPAALDALRAQLPLCGGPIGVVGGSLGGTVALNILARLPVQVSAVVLINPAVRARTAVDVFTSSTGTSCFWHEQEQEAAAHLDFVTHAALISGRKPQPAVLVVSGELDYPASRADALDMVVALQAAYPDADRVRLSTVAGLEHPLAERPGLEPAPQTPLARVVDRMATEWFQTHLSRAG; translated from the coding sequence ATGACTGGGAAGGACAGCACGAAGGACGGCGCGATTGTCACCGGCTGGGCGGCTGACGTGCCGTTCACGGCACTGCCTCCGGCCGGAGGCGCCGACGAACCGGCTCCGTTGCTGGTGACCTGGCACATGATGGACGCGCCACGCTCGGACGCCGCGTTCGCCGCGGCACTTCCGCTGACGGATGTGCCCGCCTGGCGGGTGCATTTCGGAATGCCGCTGGTGGGCCGGCGCCCGGTGGACGGAGCCTATGAGGCGGCGGTGGCCGACCCGATGCTGGGATATGTCGACCCGGTGGTCCGGCAGGCCACCGACGAGTTTCCGGCGGCGCTCGACGCGTTGCGTGCGCAGCTCCCGCTGTGCGGCGGGCCGATCGGTGTCGTGGGCGGCTCACTCGGCGGCACCGTCGCGTTGAACATTCTCGCCCGTCTGCCGGTCCAGGTCTCGGCAGTGGTGCTGATAAATCCCGCAGTCCGGGCTCGGACCGCAGTGGACGTCTTCACCTCGTCGACCGGCACATCCTGCTTCTGGCACGAACAGGAGCAGGAGGCTGCCGCGCACCTTGACTTCGTGACACACGCAGCGCTCATCAGCGGCCGGAAACCACAGCCAGCCGTGCTCGTGGTCAGCGGTGAACTCGACTACCCGGCAAGCCGTGCCGACGCCCTCGATATGGTGGTGGCGCTCCAGGCCGCGTATCCGGATGCCGACCGGGTCAGGCTGAGCACAGTCGCCGGTCTGGAGCATCCCCTCGCCGAACGCCCGGGCCTGGAACCGGCGCCGCAGACTCCGCTCGCCAGGGTCGTCGACCGTATGGCCACCGAGTGGTTCCAGACGCACCTCAGCAGGGCGGGATGA
- a CDS encoding winged helix-turn-helix transcriptional regulator, with protein MLRTLSADSTTDPESACAISPVVEIVFSRWTTPILWTLHQHGRQRFVELERRITSITPKVLTQRLRQLERDGMVIRTYHPEVPPRVEYEISDLGLSLAPLFAHLAEWANANLDGVEISRRDYDARSASS; from the coding sequence ATGCTCAGGACCCTGTCGGCGGATTCCACGACCGACCCCGAGAGCGCCTGTGCCATCAGCCCGGTGGTGGAGATCGTGTTCAGCCGGTGGACCACGCCGATCCTCTGGACGCTCCACCAGCATGGCCGGCAACGATTCGTCGAGCTGGAACGGCGCATAACCTCGATCACGCCGAAGGTACTGACCCAGCGGCTCCGCCAGCTTGAGCGCGACGGGATGGTCATCCGCACATATCACCCCGAGGTCCCCCCTCGGGTCGAGTACGAGATCAGCGACCTCGGGCTCAGTCTCGCCCCGCTGTTCGCACATCTCGCCGAATGGGCGAACGCCAACCTCGACGGGGTCGAGATTTCCCGCCGTGACTATGACGCCCGATCGGCGTCGTCCTGA
- a CDS encoding SDR family oxidoreductase, whose product MIVVMGATGNVGRTLVQELVAAGEKVTAVSRGVSAGHTVDGVRYERADLAVPESLRPALDGATALFLLVSGAGAHLSPRDILDVATASGVTRTVLLSSQAAGTRPESPSHAPLRVLENVVRESGTDWTILRPGGFASNTYAWAESVRLHRTVAAPFGDVALPIVDPDDIAAVAAACLRDADHAGRTYVLTGPELSTPRQRAEAIGAVLDEPVRFIEQSRDEARGLMLGFMPEPVVEGTLAILGDPTPQERRVSPDIELVLGRAPRTFADWIERHVAAFR is encoded by the coding sequence GTGATCGTGGTTATGGGGGCGACCGGCAACGTGGGTCGCACGCTCGTACAGGAACTCGTCGCCGCCGGTGAGAAGGTGACGGCCGTTTCCCGCGGCGTCTCCGCCGGGCACACAGTTGACGGGGTGCGATACGAGCGCGCGGATCTCGCGGTTCCGGAGAGCCTGCGGCCCGCGCTCGACGGCGCCACCGCGCTGTTCCTTCTGGTGTCCGGGGCCGGCGCGCACCTCAGCCCGCGGGACATCCTCGACGTCGCGACGGCCAGCGGAGTCACCCGAACCGTGCTGCTTTCCTCGCAGGCTGCCGGAACCCGACCGGAATCGCCGTCCCATGCGCCTCTGCGCGTTCTCGAGAACGTCGTCCGCGAGTCGGGCACGGACTGGACGATCCTGCGGCCGGGCGGGTTCGCCTCCAACACCTATGCGTGGGCTGAATCGGTTCGCCTGCACCGGACCGTCGCGGCACCGTTCGGTGACGTCGCTCTTCCGATCGTCGACCCGGACGATATCGCGGCGGTCGCCGCGGCCTGCCTGCGGGACGCCGACCACGCCGGTCGGACCTATGTGCTGACCGGTCCCGAACTCAGCACGCCCCGGCAGCGGGCCGAGGCGATCGGCGCCGTGCTTGACGAGCCGGTGCGTTTCATCGAGCAGAGCCGTGACGAGGCTCGTGGGCTGATGCTGGGGTTCATGCCCGAGCCTGTGGTCGAGGGCACTCTCGCCATCCTCGGCGACCCGACCCCGCAGGAACGGCGGGTGAGCCCTGACATCGAACTGGTTCTCGGCCGTGCGCCCCGCACCTTCGCCGACTGGATCGAGCGCCACGTCGCTGCCTTCAGATAA
- the rox gene encoding rifampin monooxygenase translates to MFDVIIVGGGPTGMMLASELRLQGVKVLVLEKDAEPPPFVRSLGLHARSIEVLDQRGLLERFLENGTQYPMIPGGVRGFFAGIEKPAPTGLDTAHGYVLGIPQTLTDRLLAEHAAEVGAEIRRGCSVVGLEQDDDGVAVHLENGTAMPLRARFAVGCDGGRSTVRKLLGVGFPGEPSRIDTLLGEMEVTASPDDIAAVMTEVRRTEKRFGIGPSGRPGVFRAVVPAQGVAEDRSVPPTFEEFRRQLRRYAGTDFGVHSPRSLSRFGDATRQAERYRVGRVFLAGDAAHVHPPMGGQGLNLGIQDSFNLGWKLAAEINGWAADDLLDSYESERHPVAADVLTNTRAQMQLTINEPGPQAVRRLVAQLMDFDDVNRFLIEKITAIGIRYDFGEGHALLGRRLRDVQLRHGRLFELMRTGSGLLLDQTGRLSVDGWAGRVDHVVDISEELDVPAVLLRPDGHVAWVGEDQQMLEVALARWFGAARTPTTR, encoded by the coding sequence ATGTTCGATGTGATTATCGTCGGCGGTGGGCCGACCGGAATGATGCTGGCGAGCGAACTCCGTCTGCAGGGCGTCAAGGTGCTGGTGCTGGAGAAGGATGCCGAGCCACCGCCGTTCGTGCGGTCGCTCGGCCTGCACGCGCGCAGTATCGAGGTGCTGGATCAGCGGGGGCTGTTGGAGCGGTTCCTCGAGAATGGCACGCAGTACCCGATGATTCCCGGCGGCGTCCGGGGATTCTTCGCGGGCATCGAAAAGCCCGCTCCCACCGGGCTGGACACCGCGCACGGATACGTGCTCGGCATTCCGCAGACGCTCACCGACCGGCTGCTCGCCGAGCACGCGGCCGAAGTCGGAGCCGAGATCCGGCGCGGGTGCTCAGTGGTCGGGCTGGAGCAGGACGACGACGGCGTGGCGGTCCACCTTGAAAACGGGACCGCAATGCCGTTGCGGGCACGGTTTGCCGTCGGTTGCGACGGCGGGCGCAGCACGGTTCGGAAACTGCTCGGGGTCGGATTCCCCGGCGAGCCGTCGAGAATCGACACGCTGCTGGGCGAGATGGAGGTGACAGCGTCCCCGGACGACATCGCTGCAGTGATGACCGAGGTGCGCAGGACCGAGAAGCGGTTCGGGATCGGGCCGTCGGGCAGGCCGGGGGTATTCCGCGCGGTCGTGCCGGCGCAGGGCGTGGCCGAAGACCGTTCGGTACCGCCGACGTTCGAGGAGTTCAGGCGACAGCTGCGCAGGTACGCCGGCACCGACTTCGGCGTGCACTCCCCCCGCTCGCTGTCGCGCTTCGGCGACGCGACCCGCCAGGCCGAGCGCTACCGGGTCGGACGGGTGTTTCTGGCCGGGGACGCCGCGCATGTCCACCCGCCGATGGGTGGGCAGGGGCTCAATCTCGGGATCCAGGACTCGTTCAATCTGGGTTGGAAGCTGGCGGCGGAAATCAATGGATGGGCGGCGGACGACCTGCTCGACAGCTACGAGTCCGAGCGGCACCCGGTGGCCGCCGACGTGCTGACCAACACCCGTGCACAGATGCAGCTGACGATCAACGAACCCGGGCCGCAGGCGGTTCGGCGGTTGGTGGCGCAGCTGATGGACTTCGACGACGTCAACCGTTTCCTGATCGAGAAGATCACGGCGATCGGCATCCGATACGACTTTGGTGAGGGCCACGCCCTGCTCGGACGGCGACTGCGCGACGTCCAGCTCAGGCATGGGCGCCTGTTCGAGCTGATGCGCACCGGCAGCGGGCTGCTGCTCGATCAGACGGGGCGGCTTTCGGTGGACGGCTGGGCCGGCCGGGTCGACCACGTCGTCGACATCAGCGAAGAGCTGGACGTGCCGGCGGTACTGCTTCGGCCGGACGGGCACGTCGCGTGGGTCGGCGAGGATCAGCAGATGCTCGAGGTCGCGCTGGCCAGGTGGTTCGGCGCCGCAAGAACTCCTACGACCCGGTGA